The Burkholderia sp. PAMC 26561 genome includes the window GTTCGAAGAAGAGCTTGCTCGTGCAAAACTTGCATCGCCTTCCAACATAGTTGAATGCGCTTCGATCTTCGCAACGTTGCAGCTTCTCCAAAACAGCGACGCCGTGGCGATGCTGCCTGAATCAGTGGTGCGCGACTATTTGCGCGCGCATCTGCTGGTGGAACTGCCCATTGAAATCGGCAAGAGCCTTTCGGGCTTCGGCCTTCTGCGACGCAAAAACGAAACGCTCAGTGAACCCGCCGAATACTGCATTGCATTGCTGCGCAAATACTCGGCGGGTTCATTCAGTGAAACTCACTGAAGGTTGACGAACAAACCGCCATCTACCAGTAACGATGCACCCGTCACGTACCGGGCGCGATCGGACGCGAGAAACGTCACGCATTGTGCGACGTCGTCGGGCTGACCCAGACGTCCCAGCGGAATGCGCTTTTCCATGTAGGCGCGCTTTTCGGAATCGGCTAGATCTTCGGCGTTCAGGTCGGTGGCGATCGTGCCGGGCATCACCGAATTGCAGCGAATGCCGTAAGGTCCCAACGCGATCGCGCACGATTGCATCAGCGAATGCACGCCCGCCTTGGTCGGCGTGTAATGCGTCTGCATCGCGCCGCCAACCAGTGCGCTGATCGAGCTCGTCGCGACAATCGCGCCGCCCGTTCCCTGCAACTTCATCTGGTTCGCTACCGCCTGCGTGACATAGAACGCGCCGTTCAGGTTCACGCCGACCGTCGCTTCATACACCGACGCCGGCATGTCCAGGAACGCATGAAACGGGCAGATGCCGGCGTTGCTTGCGAGGACATCCACGTGACCGAATGCATCGACAGCGTGCTTCACCAGTTCGATACCCGTCTCGCGCTCGGCAACATTGCCTTCCACCGCGATCACACGCTGGCCGAGTTGTTCGATCTCGCCGGTGACTTCTTCCACAGCGGATAAACGTCCGTATGAGCGGTCGTTATCGCCCCAGTAATTCAGCACGACGTCCGCGCCTTCCTTCGCGCACGCCACCGCGATCGCGCGGCCAATGCCTCGCGATGCGCCGGTCACGATCACCACTTTGTTCTCGAGCAGCACGATTAACCTCAATAGGCTCAGTGTGTATAAGGACGCGTCAGCGTGCATTCGGGATTGAGCCGCACGCCGAAACCCGGCGTCTCCGGCACCTTCATCCGGCCATTCACGGGCACGGGTTCATCCAGCAGAAGCGGGTTGAACATGGGCACGACTTCATCGGCTTTGGGCGCCATCATCAGGAACTCGGCGAACGGCGAGTTATGTCTTGTGACCACGAAATGATAGCTATATACCGATGAACCATGCGGCACGACAAGCACGTTATGCGCGTCGGCAAGCGCCGAGATCTTGATCAGTTCCGTGATGCCACCGCACCAGCCCACATCGGGCTGCACGAGATCGGCGCAACCCATTTCAAACAGCATACGGAAACCCCAGCGTGTGGCTTCGTGCTCGCCGGTCGTCACCATCATGCCGCGCGGCACCGAACGGCGCAGTTCGGCGTAACCCCAATAGTCGTCGGGCGGCAGCGCTTCTTCAATCCACTTCAGGCCATACTCTTTCGCTGCATGCGCAAGACGTGTGGCGTAGTTCAGGTCGAGGCTCATCCAGCAATCCAGCATCAGCCAGAAATCGTCGCCCACTTTCGCCCGCATATCGGCGAGCTTGGCAATGTTCTTCAGGAGCCCTTCTTCGCCCTCGGCAGGCCCATGTTGCAATGGCATCTTCCCGCCGATAAACCCCATCCCCTTCGCCAGATCCGGACGTG containing:
- a CDS encoding SDR family NAD(P)-dependent oxidoreductase — its product is MLLENKVVIVTGASRGIGRAIAVACAKEGADVVLNYWGDNDRSYGRLSAVEEVTGEIEQLGQRVIAVEGNVAERETGIELVKHAVDAFGHVDVLASNAGICPFHAFLDMPASVYEATVGVNLNGAFYVTQAVANQMKLQGTGGAIVATSSISALVGGAMQTHYTPTKAGVHSLMQSCAIALGPYGIRCNSVMPGTIATDLNAEDLADSEKRAYMEKRIPLGRLGQPDDVAQCVTFLASDRARYVTGASLLVDGGLFVNLQ
- the rhmD gene encoding L-rhamnonate dehydratase; amino-acid sequence: MSMPTIRHVRAFTVRGGGADYHDQGADHWIDDHVSTPMARYPEYRQSRQSFGLNVLGSLVVEIEASDGTVGFAVTTGGEIGAFIVEKHLARFLEGQRVTDIEKMWDQMYFATLYYGRKGIVLNAISGVDLALWDLLAKVRKEPVFHLLGGPVRDELQFYATGARPDLAKGMGFIGGKMPLQHGPAEGEEGLLKNIAKLADMRAKVGDDFWLMLDCWMSLDLNYATRLAHAAKEYGLKWIEEALPPDDYWGYAELRRSVPRGMMVTTGEHEATRWGFRMLFEMGCADLVQPDVGWCGGITELIKISALADAHNVLVVPHGSSVYSYHFVVTRHNSPFAEFLMMAPKADEVVPMFNPLLLDEPVPVNGRMKVPETPGFGVRLNPECTLTRPYTH